In the genome of Gemmatimonadaceae bacterium, the window GGCGATGCCGTCGGGGATCGCCTTGGCTTGATTGCCGGCCCCGGTGGACGCGAAGACCCCGTGCGACTGATTCGAACCACGGTTGACGGCAGCTCCCGCTGGGTATTCTCCCCGGCCACGGTGTCGGCGGTCAATGCGTGGTATGAGAATCTCGGTGCCCCGTGGCTACGCGACCACCTGTCGCCGACGCTGATGCGCGAAGGACCGTGGCATGTGTTCTACTGGCAGTGGATCGGTCTCGCGCTGGCATTGCCGGCACTCGTGTTGTTGTCGTGGTTGGTCGGCGGCACGCTGCGCACGCTGCTGACGCGACTCGCCGCCCGCACCACATCGGATTGGGACGATCTGCTCGTTGAGCATTTGCGAGGCCCCTTCCGGCTCTGGATTTGCGCGATCGTGGCGGCGCCGCTGCTGGGGGTGCTTGAACTGAATGCGCGACTGTCGGCGTTCGTGGGCGACGCGTCACGCGGGCTGGTCCTGCTGGCGCTGTTCTGGGGTCTCCTCCGGGTGATCAAGCTGGTGCAGCACCGGATGGAGAATGTCGCCTGGGAAGCAGGCCACGGCGCGCAAGCGCGAACGCTGGTGCCGCTGCTGGGCAACTTCCTGCGCATCACCCTGGCCATTGTCGCGTTGCTGGTGGCCCTCGCGCAATTCGGCTATCCCGTCGGGACACTGCTGGCCGGGCTGGGCATCGGCGGCATCGCCGTGGCGCTGGCAGCGCAGAAAACCGTGGAACATCTGTTCGGTTCGATCTCGCTCGCGGCAGACCGCGCGTTTCGCGTGGGCGACTGGGTGCGGGCCGGCGCGACGGAAGGCACCATCGAGCGCATTGGTCTGCGATCAACTGTGTTTCGGACCAACGACCGGACCGTGGTGCGCGTGCCCAACGGTCGCCTGGCGGACGAACGGATCGAAACGTTTGGTGAACGTGATCGCATGCTGTTGCGCACCGACATCGATCTCACCTACGGGACGTCGTCGGCGGTCATCGATCGCATTCGCGATGATCTCGAGGCCACGTTGCGCGCACACGAGCGGATCTGGCCCGACGCGGTGCACGTACATGTGACGGCGTTCACGGACTCGGCCATTCGCCTCAAAGTGCTCGCCTGGTTCCAGACACAGGACTGGGGCGAGTTCCTGATGATACGGCACCACCTGCTGCTGGAATTCCTGCGTGTGGTGGAACGCAACGGTTCGACGTTTGCGCTGCCGTCGCGCACGGTCTATCACGTGACCCAGAATGGGGCGAGCGCACCGGTGGGGCCGGTGACTGGCCCAATCGTCGAGTGATGACCGGATTGCCGTCGGCGCTGGCACCAGCGCTCGTGCAGGAGGCCTTTGCCAGCTCGCCGCATCTGCTGCTGGTGTCGGAACTGGCCGCCACGCTTTTGCAGGGGGCCATCACCACCGGCCTGACCGCGCTGTGCGCGCATTTGTACACGCGCTACCAGCGGCCATGGTTTGGATGGTTTGCGCTCGCGTGGGGCATGTATGTCGCGCGCCTGCTCTGTATTCTGAGCTTCCTGCTCACGAATCATCGCATCTGGCTCTACTTGCATCAGGTCACGACCGGGTGGACGGCGCTGATTCTCCTGTGGGCGGCGATGGTGTTTCTGCGGCAACCGCCAACGCGTCCGCGATACCTGTGGTACGCGCTCTTTCCGCCCGTCTGGTCGTATATCGCGATCTATCAGCTTGACCACTTCTTGTGGGCGGCCCTGCCGGCGGT includes:
- a CDS encoding mechanosensitive ion channel family protein; the protein is MRSRTPFPGRLRAMTLAAALLLPSPVDAQFLGKPQPRPGSDTAAPTVSPGSPRASLQEFLRLARARDWADAAGYLAVPSADREQSLTLARRLTVVLDQRLSLTLSNVSPLAMGDTADGDAVGDRLGLIAGPGGREDPVRLIRTTVDGSSRWVFSPATVSAVNAWYENLGAPWLRDHLSPTLMREGPWHVFYWQWIGLALALPALVLLSWLVGGTLRTLLTRLAARTTSDWDDLLVEHLRGPFRLWICAIVAAPLLGVLELNARLSAFVGDASRGLVLLALFWGLLRVIKLVQHRMENVAWEAGHGAQARTLVPLLGNFLRITLAIVALLVALAQFGYPVGTLLAGLGIGGIAVALAAQKTVEHLFGSISLAADRAFRVGDWVRAGATEGTIERIGLRSTVFRTNDRTVVRVPNGRLADERIETFGERDRMLLRTDIDLTYGTSSAVIDRIRDDLEATLRAHERIWPDAVHVHVTAFTDSAIRLKVLAWFQTQDWGEFLMIRHHLLLEFLRVVERNGSTFALPSRTVYHVTQNGASAPVGPVTGPIVE